A stretch of Aspergillus nidulans FGSC A4 chromosome VI DNA encodes these proteins:
- the trm5 gene encoding tRNA (guanine) methyltransferase (transcript_id=CADANIAT00010141): MAQSTEDNTRRPRPSDLPEMFRPPVNRAMRVLDRSFFKKTVPLSAATIFKNSDISRVRRALEQSKDILALPRLNTIQDIKQDDVVKKCLLLKETIRHDDTATWSPTINELVDNGVVGVGPFDLTLDYDYWLHSDIISAVLPEELLEEVPQGFTQVGHVAQLNLREQFIPWRHLIAQVLLDKNPTLRTVIRKTEDVGSQSEFRTFPYELLAGDSDMNVIQHEQDCEFRFDFSRVYWNSRLHTEHQRLVDLFKPGEMVCDVMAGVGPFAIPAGKKKIFVWANDLNPHGYEVMQDAVKRNKVFKFVTPFNQDGRSFIRWSARALQKYDPVTVTIQPRTKRTRDASGQVKETQPPLEVYTRPKVFHHYVMNLPGNALEFLDAFIGVYAGCEELFEPHTKEQLPMVHVYCFSGHSENEVDDHIDICKRMSERLEYPITVEDRVGGAGNTELELSIHNVRLVSPNKQMFCASFRLPRAVAFRKK; encoded by the exons ATGGCCCAAAGTACTGAGGACAACACCAGACGTCCGCGCCCGAGCGACCTCCCCGAGATGTTTCGACCCCCCGTGAACCGCGCAATGCGGGTTCTGGATCGATCATTCTTCAAAAAAACGGTACCGCTCTCCGCTGCGACAATATTCAAGAATTCAGACATCTCAAGGGTGCGACGGGCGTTGGAGCAGAGCAAGGATATTCTCGCATTACCGCGCTTGAATACGATCCAGGACATTAAACAGGATGATGTCGTTAAAAAGTGCTTACTGCTTAAGGAGACCATTAGGCATGATG ATACTGCGACATGGTCGCCGACTATTAACGAGTTGGTTGATAATGgggttgttggtgttgggcCCTTCGATCTGACGCTGGACTACGACTATTGGCTTCACT CCGATATTATTAGTGCCGTTCTACCGGAGGAACTACTCGAGGAAGTTCCGCAGGGCTTTACGCAGGTGGGACATGTTG CCCAACTGAACCTCCGCGAACAATTCATCCCGTGGCGACACCTTATTGCACAGGTCCTCCTGGACAAGAACCCAACGCTTCGCACCGTGATCAGAAAGACCGAGGATGTGGGATCGCAAAGCGAGTTCCGGACGTTCCCTTACGAGCTCCTTGCTGGTGACTCAGATATGAATGTTATCCAGCATGAACAAGACTGCGAATTCCGCTTTGATTTCTCTCGCGTATATTGGAACAGCCGCCTCCATACAGAGCACCAAAGACTCGTGGACCTATTCAAGCCAGGCGAGATGGTATGCGATGTGATGGCTGGCGTTGGGCCATTTGCAATCCCcgctggaaagaagaagatttttGTCTGGGCCAATGACCTCAATCCGCACGGGTACGAGGTGATGCAGGATGCCGTGAAGAGGAACAAGGTCTTCAAATTTGTCACCCCGTTCAACCAAGACGGAAGGAGCTTCATCAGGTGGTCTGCTAGAGCCCTCCAAAAATATGACCCAGTGACAGTGACCATCCAGCCAAGAACAAAGCGGACGAGGGACGCCTCCGGTCAGGTGAAAGAGACCCAGCCACCTCTAGAAGTATACACCCGTCCGAAAGTCTTTCACCATTACGTGATGAACCTCCCGGGAAACGCCCTTGAGTTCTTGGACGCTTTCATTGGCGTCTATGCGGGTTGCGAGGAACTGTTCGAACCACACACCAAGGAACAGCTCCCCATGGTCCATGTGTACTGTTTCTCAGGCCACTCGGAGAACGAAGTCGACGACCATATTGATATCTGCAAGCGCATGTCCGAGAGGCTGGAATACCCGATAACAGTAGAGGACCgcgttggaggagctggaaacaCAGAGCTGGAGCTTTCTATCCATAACGTGAGACTGGTTAGCCCTAACAAGCAGATGTTCTGCGCGAGTTTCCGACTTCCCCGCGCGGTTGCTTTCAGGAAGAAGTGA
- a CDS encoding uncharacterized protein (transcript_id=CADANIAT00010139) yields the protein MHATNGVVDSPTPRQDGDLGYKPVLTGKQEHYLKRELIARQVQKEISELNSPTALRRFGAPFKSDFGEVAPIDSELPILRYIFVHHVRNFPFLDQAREKEFWQDKLQVFLESFANKNVSSSEDRLEETKRRKLARKCEKLVELMMVSGIPTASGYEERIQFSEMEVVDRGANEKGLLVNMPEGNAINGWDINVAAVRVTSVRRTVRHHQHAEFIIRVRRNGQPDIFVARRFGEFVKLQKRLHTEIPGRAVPPLPRKNKSSTASTLWGGSTAEDDESSLSSVSTQDIGPPEETRLSRNSLAPSDIVQRTRSRSRSSVRKSPRSSAEVPRETVLYREEQRISLRAFLRTLLQNKRIAESKALEEFLTADPFVPGQEETRDMERRKEVDAIRIEEQKRFYEIARERAAELDVYMEKFRRDIVESNGLTKLFAEIREKPTVEDLSPQYQKFAEWLRIEVAATLYHLFLAEDNSAELFAQAKRIHSLVPYTLLKNVIRIANPAAVMTGVLDLFLAQPFGSRSLLQRIFSMTLHDGIKGFQRSIDAMAAKVDDPIISQKLKAFTEADEAIKNEIRLEAAEDDVDVAVAILRSDYLPFELSTEQIGKVFNSYVAWNHAVENVDEEMREGAQWFANVKQLLKLYTRQTDKAKMLSIIEEPVTLQLFRDLFTIFYEPLVRVYKSANVYSSITDFAKFADDAIAVIEKCQRQDISADPNQTVQAFIDLCERHQSSLYKFVHEVHLHDNGLFGSLMAWIEDILQFLRNGPKGGKLDMNALFSGAKDMGQIDPALAREEIDKLIKWHEDRKQWHLNKTRQKMAAEGTASSPFQTKFKSSDFGLDEADLEHLAISDEDSDHSDDIDAEDEAEELDPIAVERKRRSRQQDHLRRTAGEPVKPEVHEILKLSDSFGVLLRQVLAD from the exons ATGCACGCGACCAACGGAGTTGTCGACTCGCCTACCCCTCGCCAAGATGGCGACCTTGGCTATAAGCCAGTCCTGACTGGAAAGCAAGAACACT ATCTCAAGCGCGAACTCATCGCCCGCCAGGTCCAAAAAGAGATCTCCGAACTAAACTCCCCAACCGCCCTTCGGCGCTTTGGCGCTCCCTTCAAGTCGGATTTCGGAGAAGTCGCGCCTATCGATTCTGAGCTTCCAATCCTTCGATATATATTCGTTCACCATGTTCGAAATTTCCCATTCTTAGATCAGGCACGGGAGAAAGAATTTTGGCAGGACAAGCTGCAAGTG TTTCTCGAATCATTTGCGAACAAGAATGTTTCGTCCTCTGAAGACCGACTGGAGGAGACGAAGCGAAGAAAGTTGGCCCGAAAGTGCGAGAAACTCGTCGAGCTGATGATGGTTTCCGGTATCCCCACCGCATCTGGCTATGAGGAGCGTATCCAGTTTTCGGAAATGGAGGTAGTTGACCGTGGTGCTAATGAGAAGGGGCTTCTTGTCAATATGCCGGAGGGGAATGCGATTAATGGCTGGGATATCAATGTGGCTGCTGTGCGGGTAACATCCGTACGGCGGACGgttcgacatcatcaacatgcG GAATTTATCATCCGCGTAAGACGGAACGGTCAGCCAGATATCTTTGTAGCTCGACGGTTCGGCGAGTTTGTCAAACTTCAAAAGAGGTTGCACACCGAGATACCGGGCAGGGCGGTGCCGCCCCTCCCACGAAAGAACAaatcatcaacagcatcaacacTCTGGGGCGGTAGCACCGCGGAAGACGATGAGTCGTCTCTCTCGTCCGTCTCGACCCAGGATATTGGGCCTCCAGAGGAGACTCGTTTATCCCGCAACAGTCTGGCTCCGTCGGATATTGTTCAACGCACGCGTtcaagatcaaggagctcaGTAAGAAAGTCTCCTAGATCGTCTGCGGAGGTACCTAGAGAAACTGTGCTCTACcgagaagagcagcggaTTTCGCTTCGCGCGTTCCTTCGTACACTTCTACAGAACAAGCGGATAGCCGAGTCAAAAGCTTTAGAAGAATTCCTTACTGCAGACCCGTTTGTTCCTGGGCAGGAAGAGACGCGTGACATGGAACGACGGAAGGAAGTCGACGCTATCAGGATTGAGGAGCAAAAGCGATTCTACGAGATTGCCCGTGAACGGGCGGCAGAGCTGGATGTGTATATGGAAAAATTCCGTCGAGATATTGTAGAAAGCA ATGGGTTGACAAAGCTTTTTGCCGAGATCCGAGAGAAACCGACGGTTGAAGATTTGAGCCCTCAATATCAGAAGTTTGCGGAATGGTTGCGCATTGA GGTTGCGGCTACTCTGTACCATCTTTTCCTGGCCGAAGACAATTCGGCAGAGCTCTTCGCGCAGGCCAAACGGATTCACTCCTTAGTGCCCTATACCTTGTTAAAGAATGTGATCCGCATCGCCAACCCCGCCGCTGTAATGACTGGCGTTTTGGACCTCTTCCTTGCCCAGCCTTTCGGCTCCCGgtctcttctgcagcgaATATTCTCCATGACATTGCATGATGGCATTAAAGGATTCCAGCGATCGATCgatgccatggctgctaAAGTTGACGATCCTATCATCTcgcagaagctgaaagcGTTCACCGAGGCAGACGAGGCTATCAAGAACGAGATTCGTCTTGAGGCtgccgaggacgatgtgGACGTTGCTGTGGCTATTCTGCGATCAGATTATCTGCCATTTGAGCTGTCGACCGAGCAAATTGGCAAGGTCTTTAATTCATACGTCGCCTGGAATCACGCTGTAGAAAATGTGGACGAGGAAATGCGGGAGGGCGCGCAGTGGTTCGCTAATGTGAAGCAGTTGCTCAAACTATACACGCGACAGACAGACAAGGCGAAGATGCTCAGCATCATCGAAGAACCAGTGACGCTCCAACTGTTCCGCGATCTTTTCACCATCTTCTATGAGCCTTTGGTTCGAGTGTACAAGTCAGCGAATGTTTACAGCAGTATCACCGATTTCGCCAAGTTTGCTGACGACGCAATCGCTGTGATTGAAAAGTGCCAGAGGCAGGATATTTCCGCCGACCCAAACCAAACTGTTCAAGCCTTTATTGATCTCTGCGAACGGCACCAGAGTAGTCTCTACAAGTTCGTCCACGAGGTCCACCTGCACGATAACGGACTGTTTGGGTCCCTGATGGCATGGATTGAAGATATTCTTCAATTCCTGCGTAACGGGCCAAAAGGCGGCAAACTCGACATGAACGCGCTGTTTAGCGGTGCCAAGGACATGGGTCAGATTGACCCAGCCCTCGCTCGTGAGGAGATAGATAAACTCATAAAGTGGCATGAGGATCGCAAGCAGTGGCACCTCAACAAGACTCGCCAGAAGATGGCCGCTGAAGGAACGGCTAGTTCTCCATTCCAGACCAAGTTCAAATCGAGCGACTTTGGTTTGGATGAG GCCGACCTTGAACATCTCGCCATTTCCGACGAGGATTCTGATCACTCCGATGACATCGACGCcgaagacgaggcagaagaatTAGACCCGATAGCTGTTGAACGAAAACGACGGTCCCGGCAACAGGACCACTTGCGCCGTACAGCCGGAGAGCCCGTCAAACCGGAAGTTCACGAGATCCTCAAGCTGTCCGACTCGTTTGGTGTTCTGCTCCGCCAGGTGTTGGCGGACTGA
- a CDS encoding nitrogen regulatory coactivator tamA (transcript_id=CADANIAT00010143) → MAAVITLQSSSTAGLQQGSPSDRHLLRPLLQNNPQQPPLQQQPLQPQQSPSPAPIGTLPRLPALGRDGPSCDACLRRKSRCAMNEMVNKCYSCDFHRQDCTFTLSSSSTTTTTITTTATSANSANSASSASTAGTSRPSTADVQSKKRKLDDIINSDADSPKRLSTVSKADSARSPLSEHPRFNAVSYWHQTTQHIGLTTELEPALLAYLPVDQNDESIVAASRVRKLSDDGTFMRVVNTMSHADAPQSATLVSIESLVAPYGSTLVEKFFEHIHPTFPILMEDVFRQSYRTRNGISPLLLSAVYVLALKFVDIGPASQSARRPDATRLEATALRLLNESLPYASISTIQAGLLLMQKSTLATAALNAQLVTAGFELGLHQDCSDWRMETWEKGLRKRLAWALYMQDKWSAMVHGRPSHVVSSNWTVQDLVEEDFTDAFASTASQPEDAPVGHGPLFFCHLVALTTILSDILDRFYTLQSIQEFKAAGSNRTRLILERAKPAQIRLKEWFARLPASLKLDSTTDLFENITEENARNGALHLSYFATEITLHRCIVRSLSPDSTDAYLSHICRSAAKTRLISAMDFVNRLRPPHLRSFWPAASRTHFALIGSFGILLRVTAPTKEEAEFYRLRLCEYRWTLSVSKKDAEFLEFALESLDNATDLDHHVPAKPGIDELMTSSSKPYIASTSARSGTTQEEAILDLDPRSGTGGTSSVISGLASPATSVSEESMHDAAVAPM, encoded by the exons ATGGCTGCTGTTATCACGCTCCAGTCGTCCTCGACGGCTGGTCTCCAACAGGGCTCTCCATCTGACCGTCATCTCCTtcggccgctgctgcagaataACCCTCAGCAACCGCCGCtacagcagcagccgcttcAACCACAGCAATCCCCCTCTCCTGCCCCCATTGGCAcccttcctcgtcttcctgcaCTGGGCCGGGATGGACCGAGTTGTGACGCCTGTCTGCGCAGAAAGAGTCGGTGTGCTATGAACGAAATGGTCAACAAGTGTTATTCGTGCGACTTTCATCGCCAGGACTGCACCTTCACcctatcatcatcgtcaaccacCACAACAACCATTACCACGACCGCGACCAGCGCGAACAGCGCGAACAGCGCCAGCAGTGCCAGCACTGCCGGCACCAGCCGTCCAAGCACGGCTGACGTGCAGTCTAAAAAGCGTAAACTGGACGATATCATCAATAGTGATGCGGATTCTCCTAAAAG GTTATCGACCGTTTCTAAAGCTGACAGTGCTCGTTCGCCCTTGAGTGAACACCCGCGGTTCAACGCCGTCTCATACTGGCATCAGACCACCCAGCACATCGGCCTCACTACCGAGCTGGAGCCCGCCCTACTGGCCTACCTTCCGGTAGACCAGAACGACGAGAGTATCGTTGCTGCTTCGCGGGTACGGAAACTCAGCGACGACGGCACTTTTATGCGTGTCGTCAACACCATGTCGCATGCGGATGCTCCGCAGTCCGCCACCCTGGTCTCCATCGAGAGCCTGGTTGCTCCCTATGGGTCCACCTTGGTAGAGAAGTTCTTCGAGCACATCCACCCGACCTTCCCAATTCTGATGGAAGATGTCTTCCGCCAGTCGTACAGAACCAGGAATGGCATCTCTCCACTTTTACTTTCTGCTGTCTACGTCCTGGCCCTCAAGTTTGTTGACATCGGACCAGCCTCGCAGTCCGCGCGGCGGCCCGACGCCACTCGTCTTGAGGCCACTGCTTTGAGGCTTCTTAATGAATCTCTACCATATGCATCAATATCGACGATCCAAGCGGGGCTGTTACTCATGCAAAAGTCGACGTTGGCAACCGCTGCTTTGAACGCGCAATTGGTCACCGCTGGGTTTGAGCTCGGGCTTCACCAGGATTGCTCCGACTGGCGGATGGAAACCTGGGAGAAGGGCCTGAGAAAGCGTCTCGCCTGGGCACTTTACATGCAGGACAAATGGTCCGCAATGGTGCACGGCCGGCCATCACATGTCGTTTCCTCCAACTGGACTGTGCAGGAtctcgtggaagaagattttACTGACGCGTTCGCCTCGACCGCATCCCAGCCGGAAGACGCCCCTGTAGGCCACGGGCCGCTTTTCTTCTGTCATCTAGTGGCCCTGACCACCATTCTCTCCGATATCCTGGACCGCTTTTACACCCTCCAGTCAATACAAGAATTTAAAGCCGCGGGCAGCAACCGAACCCGTCTCATCCTAGAACGCGCCAAACCGGCCCAAATCCGTCTCAAGGAATGGTTCGCGCGTCTACCTGCATCCCTCAAACTAGACTCTACCACCGACCTCTTTGAGAACATCACGGAGGAAAATGCCCGCAACGGCGCCCTGCACCTCTCCTACTTCGCCACCGAAATCACTCTCCATCGCTGCATCGTCCGCTCCCTCTCTCCAGATTCCACGGACGCCTACCTCTCCCACATCTGCCGCTCCGCCGCAAAGACCCGCCTCATCTCAGCAATGGACTTTGTAAACCGTCTCCGCCCGCCTCACCTTCGCTCCTTCTGGCCCGCCGCATCCAGAACCCACTTTGCCCTCATCGGCTCGTTCGGCATCCTCCTACGTGTAACAGCGCCGaccaaagaagaagccgagtTCTACCGCCTTCGGCTCTGCGAGTACCGCTGGACCCTGAGCGTCAGCAAAAAGGACGCCGAATTCCTCGAGTTTGCGCTCGAGTCTCTAGACAACGCAACGGATCTAGATCATCATGTCCCTGCTAAACCAGGAATCGATGAGCTGATGACCAGCTCGTCAAAACCATACATTGCTTCTACTTCGGCCAGATCGGGGACGACGCAGGAAGAGGCGATTCTGGATTTGGACCCGCGCTCTGGGACCGGAGGCACCTCCTCTGTTATCTCGGGGCTGGCTTCACCGGCTACCTCGGTTAGTGAGGAAAGTatgcacgatgcggctgtT
- a CDS encoding uncharacterized protein (transcript_id=CADANIAT00010140), which translates to MAMQLSRATTSSEAADEESWIYTCQKDQQHRCKFFLWTSDAEAREKLVLLSNSRTEAVPSGSSSPSPTPHTPSSKTASAQGSAEGLLTPRTGYRDYKRSRVDNTPASASASAKARMMAEDTDEFDWSDGLQDEMEKVIESSQPLRQPQFGPPARKAPQTADVTSPAKRKRSVDDEGAGRYGTMTPGGSVRGTGPSNQGAPFLTPSPARYRNAGQGPGVGESPLATSSDLAVQVLRILEKHGGDVPAGAGEELRELFNRQEMKMKGVLRGRDISRAALKDKDEQIVRLNERIATLESQLQMERTVWGSK; encoded by the exons ATGGCGATGCAACTGTCCCGAGCGACCACCAGCTCTGAAGCTGCAGACGAGGAATCATGGA TTTACACCTGCCAGaaagaccagcaacaccgATGCAAGTTCTTTCTGTGGACTAGTGACGCTGAGGCCCGCGAGAAGCTAGTGCTCCTATCGAACTCGCGCACCGAAGCAGTTCCTTCTGGATCCTCGTCTCCAAGCCCAACACCGCACACTCCATCCTCAAAGACTGCCTCTGCCCAAGGAAGCGCAGAGGGTCTATTAACGCCGCGAACCGGCTACAGGGACTACAAAAGGTCGCGAGTGGATAACACACCAGCAAGCGCAAGCGCGAGCGCCAAAGCTCGCATGATGGCTGAAGACACAGATGAATTCGACTGGAGCGACGGGCTGCAGGATGAAATGGAGAAAGTAATTGAAAGCAGCCAGCCACTCCGACAGCCGCAATTCGGACCTCCGGCGCGCAAGGCACCGCAGACGGCAGACGTGACCAGTCcggcaaagaggaagagatcgGTTGACGATGAGGGTGCGGGAAGATATGGTACAATGACGCCGGGCGGTTCCGTGCGTGGAACTGGGCCAAGTAATCAAGGAGCGCCGTTCCTCACGCCCTCACCGGCTCGGTATAGAAATGCTGGACAGGGTCCGGGAGTTGGGGAGTCGCCGCTAGCGACATCGTCTGACCTTGCGGTGCAAGTATTGCGGATACTAGAAAAGCATGGCGGTGATGTTCCGGCTGGGGCAGGGGAGGAGTTAAGAGAGTTGTTCAACCggcaggagatgaagatgaagggcGTATTGCGGGGACGGGACATATCGCGGGCTGCGCTgaaggacaaggatgagCAGATTGTGAGGTTGAATGAAAGAATTGCAACGTTGGAGTCACAGCTGCAAATGGAGCGCACGGTATGGGGGAGTAAATGA
- a CDS encoding DNA-directed RNA polymerase II subunit RPB4 (transcript_id=CADANIAT00010142) encodes MSGVNLPPATHRQRAPPQGELEAASTLKLGADQNTHTLSLSEARLVIDKVLENKRRGGKKYEEPENLIKTLEYLSLFARFKDEENIKAVERLLNSHTELEMFERSQLGSLCCDNADEAKSLIPSLQNKISDGELQELLDELTKLRNFTE; translated from the exons ATGAGCGGCGTCAACCTCCCCCCGGCTACCCACCGCCAGCGCGCTCCCCCGCAGGGTGAGCTCGAAGCTGCCTCAACACTCAAGCTCGGCGCGGACCAGAACACGCACACGTTATCGCTGTCCGAAGCCCGTCTGGTTATTGACAAGGTTCTTGAGAACAAGCGGAGGGGAGGGAAGAAATATGAGGAACCGGA GAACCTCATAAAAACGCTGGAGTACCTCTCACTTTTTGCCCGATTCAAAGACGAGGAGAATATCAAGGCAGTTGAGCGACTGTTGAACTCGCATACGGAGTTGGAGATGTTCGAGAGGTCACAGCTCG GAAGTTTATGCTGCGATAACGCCGATGAAGCGAAATCGCTTATCCCCAGTCTGCAGAATAAAATTTCTGATGGGGAGCTGCAGGAATTGCTGGACGAGttgacgaagctgagaaactTCACAGAGTAG